The genomic region GATGGATGGTGGGAGGCCTTTCAGCATTGGGCTTCATGTTGCTCAACCCCATCTTACCGGTTGAAATAGCTGTTGTTTTAAGCATGGCCATTTCCATATTGCTTACAGGAGCCTTTCACGAAGATGGTTTTGCCGACGTGTGCGATGGTTTCGGTGGAGGATGGACCAAAGAAAAAATCCTGGAGATCATGAAAGATTCCCGGATCGGGGCTTTCGGTGTGATCGGCCTGGTTATGCTTATGCTTACCAAATTTTTGTCAATGAGCCAAATTCCTGTATCCATTTTGCCCGCAGCCCTTATTACAGGCCATACTTTCAGCAGGTACAGCGCCGTCTTACTGATCTTCACCCACAAGTATGTCCGCGATGACCATACCGGTAAATCCAAACCCATTGGCAAAGAGCTCAACCGCCCTGAACTGATTTTCGCTTCAATAACTGCCCTCCTTCCATTCTTATTTTTCCCCCATTTTGGCTTTCTCCTGATCATTCCGGTTATTCTGCTGATAAAACATGTCTATGCCCGATACATCAAAAAATGGATCGGCGGATACACAGGTGACTGCCTGGGAGCTTTACAACAGATCACTGAAACATCTTTTTATATTTTTGTTATCCTATATGTGGAAATCCAAAATTCAATAATATGAACATTTACCTTATCAGACACTCAAAACCGGATGTTCCCGAGGGCACTTTCTACGGACAATCGGACGTGGATGTAACGAAGGCGGAATTTGAACAAACGGTAGCCCGGATCCGGAAAAAAATAGATTTTACAGAAATTGAAACCATATATACCAGCCCGCTTAAAAGATGCTCCCTTCTGGCCCATACCATTAAGCCGGATCATTCAACCATTCATACCGATAACAGAATCATGGAACTTGACTTCGGAGCGTGGGAGCTACAGAAATGGGACAAGATCGACCCAAAAGCACTTGGACAATGGATCAATGATTTTGTGTATGCTCCGACTCCCGGTGGGGAAAGCCATATGGATCTTTATAAAAGAGTGGCCGGGTTTTGGGATGAAACCATCCAAAACTCCAATGGTCCTATGGCCGTGGTAACGCATGGAGGTGTGATTAAATCGATATTTAGCAGAATTTTAGAGACGCCCCTCAATAAAAGCTATTCCATAAAAGTGCACTATGGCGAATTGATCTCAACCCAATATTTTGGGGAAAATCAGTACGAGATTGAATTTCTAACTTCACCGGAATAATGGCAAAAACCATTTTCATAACAGGCGGAAGAAGAAGCGGCAAGAGCAATTATGCAAAAAATCTGGCCCTCAGAAAAACAGATGTCCCCGTTTTTCTTGCGACCTCCAGAGTATGGGATGAGGATCACAAGGAACGGATAGAAAAACACCGGCTGGATAGAAGTGACAATTGGACAACCATTGAAGAAGAAAAGTACCTCAGCAGACATCAGTTTGACAGCCAAACAGTGGTTTTAGACTGTATTACACTGTGGCTGACCAATTTCTTTTATGACAACAGCAATGATATTGAAACTTCATATAACGAGGCAAAATCGGAACTGGATGCCATTGCAAAGCAAAACGCTGAATTCATCATTGTTTCAAATGAGATTGGAATGGGAGGCCATCCCGATAATATGGTCCAGATGAAATTTGCCGATCTTCAGGGATGGGTAAATCAATACATAGCAGAGATGGCTGACGAAGCCTACCTTCTGGTTTCCGGTTTACCTTTAAAAATCAAATAATGGGTATTGAATAAAATGCCGTTACTTTAATCAAACTATGACGTGAACATGAAACTGAAATTCGATATTGACACACCCGATGCTTCCATAAAAAAAGGATTAAAAGAAAAGATCGACGGAAAAACCAAGCCTGTGGGTTCTCTGGGACGGCTGGAAGAAGTGGCCATGCAGATCGGCACCATTCAGCAAACCCTTCACCCCGAACTGAACCATCCGACTATAGTGGTTTTTGCAGCGGATCATGGCATCGCCGGAGAAGGGGTCAGTGCTTATCCCCAGGAAGTAACCAGACAAATGGTCATCAATTTTGTGAAAGGCGGAGCTGCCATCAACGTATTTGCCGGTCAAAACGGAATTCATCTCAAGATAGTAGATGCCGGAGTAATGAGAGCCTTTGAAAGTTCCATCAGAGACCAGCTTATTGATTATAAAATAGGTGAGGGGACAAAAAGTTTCCTGGAAGGCCCGGCAATGAGAGAAGAACAGTGTGAGCAGGCAATAGAAAAAGGAAGGGAATGCGTTCAAAATTTACACCGAGATGGAGTGAATGTGGTGGGTTTCGGAGAAATGGGCATCGGCAATACCTCCTCCTCTGCCCTACTCATGCATCTGTTGACAGGCTTCCCTTTGGAAACCTGCATCGGAAGAGGTACCGGTCTGGATGACGAAGGACTGCAAAGAAAAACAGAACTCCTTACCCGGAGTCTCTCTCATTGCAAATCCAGTGATTCCGAAGTGGAAATCCTTGCCCGTTACGGAGGTTTTGAAACCGCCATGATGACCGGCGCTTTTCTGCAGGCTGCAGAAAACAAAATGACCATACTGGTGGATGGTTTTAATACCACCGTGGCGCTCTTGCTGGCATATAAGCTTTACCCGGCAATACTGGATTATTGTATCTTCTCTCATCAATCGGGAGAGAAGGGGCATGCAAAATTACTGGAATATCTGGGAGCAATGCCATTGCTCAATATGGATATGCGATTGGGAGAAGGAACAGGTGTTGCGGTTGCCTATCCCATTATCCGGTCTGCCGTAAATTTTCTCAATGATATGGCCTCTTTTGAAAATGCCGAAGTATTAAACAGTAAAATAAAAATGTAACCATGAATAAGAAAATTGCTTTAATTGTTGCAGCAATCATATTGATATTTTCCGGTTCCTGCAACACTGAACAGCCAGAAAACAACGCCTCAAAAGATGAGGGTTTGCGCATTGTATCACTGACCCCCTCTATTACAAAGCAATTGATCCTTCTAGGCGTAGAAGATGATGTGGTCGGGCATACTTCATACTGCCCGGAAGAAAAGCTCAAAAACAGCGAGTTGGTAGCCTCTGCAACGGAAGTAAACATTGAAAAAATTGCCACACTGGAGCCCGACCTCGTTCTGGCAAGCACACTCACCAAAGAAAAAGTCATTAATAACCTCAGAAAACTTGATATTACGGTAAAATATCTGGAAATGCCCAAATCTTTCGAAGCCATTTGCAGGCAGATGAATACAATCGGTGAGCTGGCCGGCAGGGCAGACAAAGCTTCGACGATTGTCAAAAAACAAAGAGAAAAGCTGGATTCATTGCGAAATACAATTCCAAAGGGCAAAAAACTTAAATTTTTTATAGAAATCGGGGCTGATCCCTTGTTTGCAGCTACTTCAAATTCATTTATGCATGATTATATCCGTTATGCCAACGGAAAAAATATAGCAGCAGACCTTAAAACCGGAACCATATCCAGAGAAAGGGTTATTGCTGAAAATCCTGATGTGATCATAATTGTAACCATGGGGGTTGTTGGAAAAGAAGAAAAAGAAACATGGCAGGAATACCCCAATCTGAAAGCTTCAAAAAACAACAACATCTTCACCATTGATGCCGATCAGGCTTCCAGCCCAACTCCTGTTTCTTTTATAGAAGTGTTGGGAAAGATCATTGAATTGGTATATCATTAAATCAAATATTAAATCTCATATTTAACCCTTTATTACAATGCAACAAGGTTTGATACATATTTATACCGGAGACGGAAAAGGTAAGACAACGAGTGCTGTTGGTTTAAGCATAAGAGCGCTTGGCCATGGGCTAAAGGTTTGTTATGCATATTTTCATAAAGAACCGGAAAAATACGGTTATACGGAAATCTCCACACTAAAAAAACTGGGTGCCGAAGTGCACGGTATTGCCGAAGGCCACCCTTTCTTTGATAAAAAAATTGATAATGAAGAGCACGCTGCTCTGACAAACAAACAGTTTGTAAAACTTAGCGAGCGGATAAAGGATCATAAGTTTGATCTGTTAATACTGGACGAGGTGCTTGCTTCGCTTAGCAGTGGCTTTCTGGCAGAAGAAACGTTGGTGGAGTTCATTAAAAATTGCCCGCCGGAACTGGAAGTGGTATTAACCGGCAGAGGAGCAACCGATAAACTGATTGAGATGGCTGATTATGTCAGCAGAATTGAAAAGGTAAAACATCCATTCGATAGAAATATTAATGCACGTGAAGGAATCGAATACTAAAAGCATAAGAAACAAGTATCTTTTTTGGATTTTTTCGGTAGCCGCATTGCTGCTCATTCTGATCAGCGCCCTGCTGCTTTCTCTCACAATGGGTGAAATAGACATTTCCGTCTTCGATTTGCCAAAATATATAGGAAAACAGGGAGACAGTGTCATCTATTCCATTATGAACAAGATCAGGTTGCCGCGAACCCTTCTCGGGCTGGCTGTAGGAGGTTCGCTAAGTCTTTCCGGGGTTATATTGCAGGGAATTTACCGTAATCCTCTGGTTGAACCGTATACGCTTGGAATTTCAGGTGGCGGGGCGCTAGGCGTTTCAATCATCATTGTGTTTGGGCTGCACCGCGTTATAGGCAGTTTCATGATGCCCCTTGCCGGATTTGCAGGAGCCCTGCTCACGATCTTTCTCGTGTATAGTTTAAGCCTGCGCAATGGAAAAATCCAGATTCAAA from Bacteroidales bacterium harbors:
- the cobT gene encoding nicotinate-nucleotide--dimethylbenzimidazole phosphoribosyltransferase, producing the protein MKLKFDIDTPDASIKKGLKEKIDGKTKPVGSLGRLEEVAMQIGTIQQTLHPELNHPTIVVFAADHGIAGEGVSAYPQEVTRQMVINFVKGGAAINVFAGQNGIHLKIVDAGVMRAFESSIRDQLIDYKIGEGTKSFLEGPAMREEQCEQAIEKGRECVQNLHRDGVNVVGFGEMGIGNTSSSALLMHLLTGFPLETCIGRGTGLDDEGLQRKTELLTRSLSHCKSSDSEVEILARYGGFETAMMTGAFLQAAENKMTILVDGFNTTVALLLAYKLYPAILDYCIFSHQSGEKGHAKLLEYLGAMPLLNMDMRLGEGTGVAVAYPIIRSAVNFLNDMASFENAEVLNSKIKM
- a CDS encoding ABC transporter substrate-binding protein; the protein is MNKKIALIVAAIILIFSGSCNTEQPENNASKDEGLRIVSLTPSITKQLILLGVEDDVVGHTSYCPEEKLKNSELVASATEVNIEKIATLEPDLVLASTLTKEKVINNLRKLDITVKYLEMPKSFEAICRQMNTIGELAGRADKASTIVKKQREKLDSLRNTIPKGKKLKFFIEIGADPLFAATSNSFMHDYIRYANGKNIAADLKTGTISRERVIAENPDVIIIVTMGVVGKEEKETWQEYPNLKASKNNNIFTIDADQASSPTPVSFIEVLGKIIELVYH
- the cobC gene encoding alpha-ribazole phosphatase codes for the protein MNIYLIRHSKPDVPEGTFYGQSDVDVTKAEFEQTVARIRKKIDFTEIETIYTSPLKRCSLLAHTIKPDHSTIHTDNRIMELDFGAWELQKWDKIDPKALGQWINDFVYAPTPGGESHMDLYKRVAGFWDETIQNSNGPMAVVTHGGVIKSIFSRILETPLNKSYSIKVHYGELISTQYFGENQYEIEFLTSPE
- a CDS encoding adenosylcobinamide-GDP ribazoletransferase yields the protein MKQEINKFRTALMFFTRIPVGEIEYSQEYLNHSNKYLPVIGWMVGGLSALGFMLLNPILPVEIAVVLSMAISILLTGAFHEDGFADVCDGFGGGWTKEKILEIMKDSRIGAFGVIGLVMLMLTKFLSMSQIPVSILPAALITGHTFSRYSAVLLIFTHKYVRDDHTGKSKPIGKELNRPELIFASITALLPFLFFPHFGFLLIIPVILLIKHVYARYIKKWIGGYTGDCLGALQQITETSFYIFVILYVEIQNSII
- a CDS encoding cob(I)yrinic acid a,c-diamide adenosyltransferase: MQQGLIHIYTGDGKGKTTSAVGLSIRALGHGLKVCYAYFHKEPEKYGYTEISTLKKLGAEVHGIAEGHPFFDKKIDNEEHAALTNKQFVKLSERIKDHKFDLLILDEVLASLSSGFLAEETLVEFIKNCPPELEVVLTGRGATDKLIEMADYVSRIEKVKHPFDRNINAREGIEY
- a CDS encoding bifunctional adenosylcobinamide kinase/adenosylcobinamide-phosphate guanylyltransferase, with the protein product MAKTIFITGGRRSGKSNYAKNLALRKTDVPVFLATSRVWDEDHKERIEKHRLDRSDNWTTIEEEKYLSRHQFDSQTVVLDCITLWLTNFFYDNSNDIETSYNEAKSELDAIAKQNAEFIIVSNEIGMGGHPDNMVQMKFADLQGWVNQYIAEMADEAYLLVSGLPLKIK